In Fusobacterium hwasookii, a single window of DNA contains:
- a CDS encoding proline--tRNA ligase, with translation MRFSKAYIKTLKETPKEAEIASHKLMLRAGMIKKLASGIYAYLPLGYRTIKKIENIVREEMDRAGALELLMPVVQPAELWQESGRWDVMGAEMLRLKDRHERDFVLSPTQEEMITAIVRSDISSYKSLPLNLYHIQTKFRDERTPRFGLMRGREFTMKDGYSFHTSQESLDEEFLNMRDAYTRIFTRCGLKFRPVDADTGNIGGSGSQEFQVLAESGEDEIIYSDGSEYAANIEKAVSELINPPKEDLREVELVHTPDCPTIESLAKYLDVPLERTVKALAYKDMGTDEIYMVLIRGDFEVNEVKLKNILKAVEVEMATDEELEKIGLTKGYIGPYKLPTEIKIIADLSVPEVSNHIVGSHQKDYHYKNVNYGRDYKADIVDDIRKVKVGDNCITGGKLHSARGIECGQIFKLGDKYSKAMNATYLDENGKTQYMLMGCYGIGVTRTMAASIEQNNDENGIIWPVSIAPYIVDVIPANIKNEGQVKLAEKIYNELEEEKIDSMLDDRDEKPGFKFKDADLIGFPFKVVVGKRADEGIVELKIRRTGETFEVSENEVISKIKELMKIY, from the coding sequence ATGAGGTTTAGTAAAGCATATATAAAAACTTTAAAAGAAACACCAAAAGAAGCAGAAATTGCCAGCCATAAACTTATGTTAAGAGCAGGTATGATAAAAAAATTAGCAAGTGGTATCTATGCTTATTTACCATTAGGGTATAGAACTATTAAAAAAATAGAAAATATCGTTCGTGAAGAAATGGATAGAGCAGGAGCATTGGAACTTTTAATGCCAGTTGTTCAACCAGCTGAACTTTGGCAAGAAAGTGGAAGATGGGATGTTATGGGAGCAGAAATGCTAAGATTAAAAGATAGACATGAAAGAGATTTTGTTCTATCTCCAACACAAGAAGAAATGATAACAGCAATAGTTAGAAGTGATATTTCTTCATATAAATCACTTCCTTTAAATTTATATCATATCCAAACAAAATTTAGAGATGAAAGAACACCTAGATTTGGACTTATGAGAGGTAGAGAATTTACTATGAAAGATGGTTATTCTTTCCATACTTCTCAAGAATCATTAGATGAAGAATTCTTAAATATGAGAGATGCTTATACAAGAATTTTTACAAGATGTGGTTTAAAATTTAGACCTGTTGATGCAGATACAGGAAATATTGGTGGAAGTGGCTCACAAGAATTCCAAGTTCTAGCAGAATCAGGAGAAGATGAAATTATTTACTCTGATGGTTCAGAATATGCAGCAAATATAGAAAAGGCTGTGAGTGAACTTATCAATCCTCCAAAAGAAGATTTAAGAGAAGTTGAACTTGTTCACACTCCAGATTGCCCAACAATAGAAAGTTTAGCTAAATACCTAGATGTTCCTTTAGAAAGAACTGTAAAAGCATTGGCATATAAAGATATGGGAACAGATGAAATATATATGGTTCTAATCAGAGGAGATTTTGAAGTTAATGAAGTTAAGCTAAAAAATATCTTAAAAGCAGTGGAAGTTGAAATGGCTACTGATGAAGAATTAGAAAAAATAGGTTTAACAAAAGGATATATTGGACCATATAAGTTACCAACTGAAATTAAAATTATAGCAGATTTATCTGTGCCAGAAGTTTCAAATCATATTGTAGGTTCTCACCAAAAAGATTACCATTATAAGAATGTAAACTATGGTAGAGATTATAAGGCTGACATAGTAGATGATATAAGAAAAGTCAAAGTTGGAGATAACTGTATAACAGGTGGAAAATTACATTCAGCAAGAGGAATTGAATGTGGACAAATATTTAAACTTGGGGATAAATATTCTAAGGCTATGAATGCTACTTATCTTGATGAAAATGGTAAGACACAATATATGTTAATGGGTTGTTATGGTATAGGAGTTACAAGAACTATGGCAGCTTCAATAGAACAAAATAATGATGAAAATGGTATTATTTGGCCTGTATCAATAGCACCTTATATTGTTGATGTAATTCCAGCAAATATAAAAAATGAAGGACAAGTAAAATTAGCTGAAAAAATTTATAATGAATTAGAAGAAGAAAAAATTGATTCAATGTTAGATGATAGAGATGAAAAACCTGGTTTCAAATTTAAAGATGCTGATTTAATTGGTTTCCCATTTAAAGTTGTTGTTGGAAAAAGAGCTGATGAAGGTATAGTTGAATTGAAAATCAGAAGAACAGGTGAAACTTTTGAAGTTTCTGAAAATGAAGTTATATCTAAAATAAAAGAATTAATGAAAATATATTAA